Genomic window (Stigmatella erecta):
CGGCGATGAACGCGGAGGCGGCCCAGGTGCTCCAGCAGGTGGGGCTGCGGGCGGGCCCGGAGACGCCGGTGCGCCAGCTCATCGTGGCCGAGAAGCAGCTCGTGGAGATCGCCAAGGCGCTGGCGCGCAAGGCGCGGCTGCTCATCATGGACGAGCCCACGGCCACGCTGACGCCGGGAGAGACCGAGCGCCTGTTCGCGCTCATCGCCCAGCTCAAGGCCGATGGCGTCACGCTGCTCTACATCTCGCACAAGCTCGACGAGGTGGAGCGCATCACCGACGAGGTGGTGGTGATGCGCGATGGCCGCTTCGTCACCCGCTCGGAGACGCGCGCGGTGACGCGCCACCAGATGGCCAACCTCATGGTGGGCCGGGAGACCGCGGACCTGTATCCGCCCAAGACGCCCGTGCCGGCCGCCACGCCGCCGCTGCTTCGGGTGCAGGGGCTCACCGTGCCGGGCTGGGCGCAGGGGGTGAGCTTCGAGGTGCGCCCCGGCGAAATCCTGGGGTTCGCGGGGCTGGTGGGCGCGGGGCGCACCGAGCTGTTCGAGGGGCTGCTGGGCCTGCGGCCGCGCACGGTGGAGCGCGTGGAGCTGGAGGGGCGCCCGGTGCGCTGGCGCAACCCGCGCGACGCGGCGGACCAGGGGCTCACGTACCTGAGCGAGGACCGCAAGGGCAAAGGGCTGCACGTGAACTTCGGCCTGCGCGAGAACCTGACGCTGATGGCGCTGTCGCGCTACGCGAAGCCCTGGCTGAAGCCCGAGGCGGAGCAGCGGGCGCTGGAGGAGGCGGTGAAGCGCTTCGGCATCCGCACCGGCTCGCTGGACACGC
Coding sequences:
- a CDS encoding sugar ABC transporter ATP-binding protein yields the protein MSVAIEFRDVVKAFGPVRVLHGVSFALPPGQVTGLLGENGAGKSTLMKILSGYEQATGGEVLVNGRAVRFKGSREAEREGIVLIHQEFNLAEDLTIAQNIFLGHEKKRGWLLDDAAMNAEAAQVLQQVGLRAGPETPVRQLIVAEKQLVEIAKALARKARLLIMDEPTATLTPGETERLFALIAQLKADGVTLLYISHKLDEVERITDEVVVMRDGRFVTRSETRAVTRHQMANLMVGRETADLYPPKTPVPAATPPLLRVQGLTVPGWAQGVSFEVRPGEILGFAGLVGAGRTELFEGLLGLRPRTVERVELEGRPVRWRNPRDAADQGLTYLSEDRKGKGLHVNFGLRENLTLMALSRYAKPWLKPEAEQRALEEAVKRFGIRTGSLDTPASALSGGNQQKLALARVLHPDPRVVVLDEPTRGVDVGAKRDIYFLIEALAREGRAVIVISSELMELIGLCHRVAVMRGGHLQATLEADQLTEGELIAHATGTH